The uncultured Hyphomonas sp. genome includes a window with the following:
- a CDS encoding HAD family phosphatase: MTARIALFDLGRVVLDWEPARLYSRLLPDAEERERFLSEICTMAWHTRHDAGVSFADNAPPLIAQYPQYEAEIRAWGGRWMEMFDGYIDGTPDLMDRLEARGVPLYALSNMPSETWPLMLEHFPLVKRFRHTVVSGDIGLVKPDPATFAHTLEKLGNPAPGEVFFIDDSEKNITAADALGFRTHHFRSAEGLEAALTAEGLL, from the coding sequence ATGACCGCCCGGATTGCTCTTTTCGATCTTGGACGGGTCGTGCTCGACTGGGAGCCGGCCCGTTTGTATTCGCGCCTCCTGCCTGACGCGGAAGAGCGCGAGCGATTTCTCTCCGAAATCTGTACGATGGCTTGGCACACCCGCCACGACGCGGGCGTGAGCTTTGCTGACAATGCGCCGCCGCTGATCGCGCAATACCCGCAATATGAAGCCGAAATCCGGGCCTGGGGCGGGCGCTGGATGGAGATGTTCGACGGCTATATCGACGGCACGCCGGATCTCATGGACCGGCTGGAGGCCCGCGGCGTGCCGCTTTACGCCCTCTCCAACATGCCGTCTGAAACCTGGCCGCTGATGCTGGAACATTTCCCGCTGGTGAAACGCTTCCGCCACACGGTCGTTTCCGGCGATATCGGCCTTGTGAAGCCGGACCCGGCCACTTTCGCACATACGCTGGAAAAGCTGGGGAATCCGGCGCCGGGGGAGGTATTTTTCATCGACGACAGCGAGAAGAATATCACCGCCGCCGATGCGCTCGGCTTCCGTACGCATCACTTCCGCTCTGCAGAGGGGCTGGAAGCGGCCCTGACGGCAGAAGGCCTCCTCTGA
- a CDS encoding alpha/beta hydrolase: MLTATAITLAGLGGALGLSSGAYTSRIQKAHPPSGRRVEVGGYDVHVLEAGKAGPPVLMIHGASANAREFTWTLAPRLEQDFRVLMADRPGHGHSARPPGAETLGVQAAQMAGALDALAPDEPAVVVGHSFGGAVALRVALDRPDLVKGLVLLAPVTHDWGGEGHAWYNRFAASRLIGPAFSQVVPLVGPSQVEAGIGGVFDPSPAPEGYYDKSGIGLLFRPPAFRANARDVRVLDRELAVQSKRYGELAVPITVFSGSKDTVITPAKHTARLKKQADIDLVILPEEGHMPHHKHGPDVADAIRRLASLPGSR; the protein is encoded by the coding sequence TTGTTGACGGCAACGGCCATCACGCTGGCAGGGCTCGGCGGCGCGCTCGGTCTCTCGTCGGGCGCCTATACGTCCCGCATCCAGAAGGCCCACCCGCCATCCGGACGCCGTGTCGAGGTCGGCGGCTATGACGTGCACGTGCTTGAGGCGGGCAAGGCCGGCCCGCCCGTCCTGATGATCCATGGTGCGAGCGCCAATGCGCGGGAGTTCACCTGGACGCTGGCGCCGCGCCTGGAACAGGATTTCCGTGTGCTGATGGCAGACCGGCCGGGCCATGGCCATTCTGCCCGCCCGCCGGGGGCTGAGACGCTGGGTGTTCAGGCCGCGCAGATGGCGGGCGCCCTGGACGCGCTCGCCCCAGATGAGCCTGCCGTCGTGGTTGGCCATTCCTTTGGCGGCGCGGTGGCGCTGCGCGTTGCCCTGGACCGCCCGGATCTCGTGAAAGGCCTCGTCCTTCTGGCGCCGGTGACGCATGACTGGGGCGGGGAAGGCCATGCCTGGTACAACCGGTTCGCCGCCTCGCGTCTGATCGGCCCGGCTTTCAGCCAGGTCGTGCCGCTGGTCGGGCCGTCGCAGGTGGAAGCCGGGATCGGCGGCGTGTTCGATCCGTCGCCTGCTCCGGAAGGCTATTACGACAAATCCGGGATCGGCCTTCTGTTCCGGCCGCCCGCCTTCCGGGCCAATGCCCGCGATGTGCGCGTGCTGGACCGGGAACTGGCCGTCCAGTCGAAACGCTATGGCGAGCTTGCCGTGCCCATCACCGTCTTCTCCGGCAGTAAGGACACGGTGATCACACCGGCGAAACACACCGCCCGCCTGAAGAAACAGGCCGACATCGACCTGGTCATCCTGCCCGAAGAAGGCCACATGCCCCATCATAAACATGGGCCAGACGTCGCCGATGCCATCCGGCGTCTGGCCAGCTTGCCCGGGAGCCGCTAA
- a CDS encoding DMT family transporter — MAVSPDQSGIAEVSAAEEPRNLEGALWMTASGLVFTVFLTLSKVQSAEYDPGFLAFFRSFIALILTLPVIMQQGWGIMRIHQPGMVILRSLFGTMGFIFSFYAVSAQFGLPLSEFNAISFSRAMFITVLAAVLLKETVGWHRWGATLAGFTGVLIMTQPQAGVSLGTLLALVAAFCMAGAITLVKLLSRNHRPMTLLIWANLLSSAMLLPLALWKMPEVMPSWQDWALITLMGGCGVAGQYFYIRGMAIGDASFLSPIDYLRLPMAATVDWFLFKALPGPWTWAGTAIIIGATAYITLRERRVRRRAKGT; from the coding sequence ATGGCAGTCAGTCCAGATCAATCAGGTATCGCCGAGGTTAGTGCGGCTGAAGAACCCCGCAACCTCGAAGGTGCACTCTGGATGACGGCCTCGGGGCTCGTCTTCACCGTGTTCCTGACCCTGTCCAAGGTGCAGTCGGCCGAATACGATCCCGGTTTCCTCGCCTTTTTCCGGTCTTTCATCGCCCTCATCCTGACCCTGCCGGTGATCATGCAGCAGGGCTGGGGCATCATGCGCATCCACCAGCCGGGCATGGTGATCCTGCGCAGCCTGTTCGGGACAATGGGCTTCATTTTCAGCTTCTACGCGGTCTCGGCGCAGTTCGGCCTGCCGCTGTCGGAGTTCAATGCGATCAGTTTTTCGCGTGCCATGTTCATCACGGTGCTGGCGGCCGTGCTGCTGAAAGAGACGGTCGGCTGGCACCGCTGGGGCGCCACGCTGGCCGGGTTCACCGGCGTTCTCATAATGACCCAGCCGCAGGCAGGCGTCAGCCTCGGCACATTGCTGGCGCTGGTGGCTGCCTTCTGCATGGCCGGCGCGATCACGCTTGTGAAGCTGCTGTCACGCAATCACCGGCCAATGACGCTGCTGATCTGGGCGAATTTGCTCTCCTCGGCGATGCTGTTGCCGCTCGCCCTCTGGAAGATGCCGGAGGTAATGCCGTCCTGGCAGGATTGGGCGCTGATCACGCTGATGGGTGGGTGCGGCGTGGCCGGGCAGTATTTCTACATCCGCGGCATGGCGATCGGAGACGCCTCGTTCCTGTCGCCGATCGACTATCTGCGCCTGCCCATGGCGGCGACGGTGGACTGGTTCCTGTTCAAGGCGCTGCCGGGGCCGTGGACGTGGGCCGGCACGGCCATCATCATCGGTGCGACGGCCTATATTACCTTGCGGGAACGCCGGGTGCGGCGGCGTGCTAAAGGCACCTGA
- a CDS encoding tetratricopeptide repeat protein: protein MLRALLLAFAVMVAGLPALAVPTDEMFEKLRNAPSESEANDAAQDIWASWMESGSPTVDMIMQRGVEAQMIGDTETARTFYDRAILIKPDNPQAWFRRAGIFLAEENFPEALRDLNETLKLEPRHFGAWAGLGSMFETMGANDQALEAWREALAIYPYMRDGLQAEKRLAKIAEGQGL, encoded by the coding sequence ATGCTGAGAGCCCTCCTCCTTGCCTTTGCCGTTATGGTCGCCGGCCTGCCTGCGCTGGCCGTGCCGACGGACGAGATGTTCGAGAAGCTGAGGAACGCGCCGAGCGAAAGCGAAGCCAATGATGCGGCGCAGGACATCTGGGCCTCCTGGATGGAGTCCGGCTCGCCCACGGTCGACATGATCATGCAGCGCGGGGTCGAAGCGCAGATGATCGGCGACACGGAAACCGCGCGCACCTTTTACGACCGCGCCATCCTCATCAAGCCGGACAATCCGCAGGCCTGGTTCCGCCGGGCAGGGATCTTCCTGGCCGAGGAGAATTTCCCCGAAGCGCTGCGGGACCTGAACGAGACACTGAAACTTGAGCCGCGCCATTTCGGCGCCTGGGCCGGGCTCGGCTCCATGTTCGAGACGATGGGCGCCAATGACCAGGCGCTGGAAGCCTGGCGCGAGGCGCTGGCGATCTACCCCTATATGCGCGACGGGCTGCAGGCGGAGAAACGCCTCGCCAAGATCGCCGAAGGGCAGGGGCTCTGA
- a CDS encoding lytic murein transglycosylase, with product MARHAIARSHIAGAAILAGLLVSCAHSPQAAPGTPPSPPPAPSQPAPDTGPVSYKSTGNSDMDAWRADFSARAIAAGHDRAVVKSFLENIRPLDLYLGSTFQAAAVGVGDQAEFAKPIWDYLKVPLGSSRVANGASHLANEAQLFSEIEAKYGVDAEYIAAIWGMESSFGAVIGNFDGPNTLANMAVEGRRKSFAERELLTLMKIVERGDAHREELIAGWAGAMGQTQFMPSTYYAYAQDFDGDGEKDIWKNEGDALASAANYLKSSGWSPGQPWGIEVIVPSGFDFSLADGNERRMETWRSHGLIPIRGGDFQTGGADYAELWLPAGATGPKYLIFNNFKVFKRYNNADSYALAVGLSGDAFTGKKVPVAVWPTDIEPLTVAEIKVLQASLNSRGFDAGVVDGIPGRKTRTALQGFQKSQGVVADGYPTKDMLALLTGGAAAVASTN from the coding sequence GTGGCACGCCATGCGATCGCGCGCTCGCACATCGCCGGTGCGGCAATTCTTGCCGGCCTGCTGGTTTCCTGCGCCCATAGTCCCCAGGCGGCCCCCGGCACGCCGCCGTCTCCGCCGCCTGCCCCCAGCCAGCCGGCGCCGGACACCGGACCGGTCAGCTATAAATCCACCGGAAACAGTGACATGGACGCCTGGCGCGCGGATTTCTCCGCCCGCGCCATCGCGGCCGGACATGACCGCGCCGTGGTCAAATCCTTTCTCGAAAACATCCGGCCGCTGGACCTTTATCTCGGCTCAACCTTCCAGGCCGCCGCCGTAGGCGTGGGCGACCAGGCCGAATTCGCCAAACCGATCTGGGACTATCTGAAAGTGCCATTGGGCAGCAGCCGGGTCGCCAATGGCGCCTCGCACCTCGCCAATGAGGCCCAGCTTTTCTCTGAAATCGAAGCGAAATACGGCGTCGATGCCGAATACATCGCCGCGATCTGGGGCATGGAGTCTTCCTTCGGTGCTGTGATCGGCAATTTTGACGGACCGAACACGCTGGCCAATATGGCCGTGGAAGGCCGCCGCAAATCCTTCGCCGAGCGTGAATTGCTGACCCTGATGAAAATCGTCGAGCGCGGCGATGCCCACCGGGAGGAGCTGATCGCCGGCTGGGCGGGCGCCATGGGCCAGACCCAGTTCATGCCGTCGACCTATTATGCCTACGCCCAGGATTTTGACGGCGACGGCGAAAAGGACATCTGGAAGAATGAAGGCGACGCCCTCGCCTCGGCGGCGAATTACCTGAAATCCTCCGGCTGGTCGCCGGGCCAGCCCTGGGGCATCGAGGTCATCGTGCCAAGCGGGTTCGATTTCTCCCTGGCCGACGGCAATGAGCGCCGGATGGAGACCTGGCGCAGCCATGGCCTGATCCCGATCCGGGGCGGCGATTTCCAGACTGGCGGTGCTGACTATGCCGAACTCTGGCTACCGGCCGGCGCGACCGGGCCGAAATACCTGATCTTCAACAATTTCAAAGTGTTCAAGCGCTATAACAATGCCGATTCCTACGCGCTTGCGGTTGGCCTGTCGGGCGATGCCTTTACCGGCAAGAAAGTGCCCGTCGCCGTCTGGCCGACAGACATCGAGCCGCTGACCGTGGCCGAGATCAAGGTCCTGCAAGCGAGCCTGAACTCGCGCGGCTTCGATGCGGGCGTCGTGGACGGGATTCCCGGCCGCAAGACCCGCACCGCGCTGCAGGGTTTCCAGAAGTCACAGGGCGTGGTGGCCGACGGCTATCCGACCAAGGACATGCTGGCCCTGCTGACCGGCGGAGCTGCAGCCGTCGCCTCGACCAACTGA
- a CDS encoding SDR family NAD(P)-dependent oxidoreductase, with the protein MADLSGKVAVITGAASGIGLAGVETFVEAGAKVIAADIQDEKGRALETRFGTDTVRYIHCDVLDLAELEALMEGAVSHFGKIDVVWNNAGSGGTPATIEELDEEGYDKTMDLLLKQVFFGTKYAVERMKESGGSIINTSSISALEAGWAPITYSVAKIGVAHFSRIAAAQVAKHKIRVNAILPGFIATSIFGASLGMTREVADQMAEMLAQQGGAMQPAGRTGKGRDIAEMAAFLASDAAEFITGSQFTVDGGITVGPRHSWDESAGGPVLEALGITPEQAEQMAEAMKAQQG; encoded by the coding sequence ATGGCGGATCTGAGCGGCAAGGTTGCCGTAATAACAGGCGCAGCAAGCGGCATTGGCCTGGCAGGCGTAGAGACCTTTGTGGAGGCCGGCGCGAAAGTCATCGCCGCCGACATCCAGGACGAAAAGGGCCGCGCGCTGGAGACCCGCTTCGGGACCGATACCGTCCGCTACATCCATTGCGACGTGCTGGACCTGGCTGAGCTGGAAGCCCTGATGGAAGGCGCCGTCAGCCATTTCGGCAAGATCGACGTGGTCTGGAACAATGCCGGCAGCGGCGGCACCCCGGCCACGATCGAGGAGCTGGACGAAGAAGGCTATGACAAGACGATGGACCTGCTGCTGAAGCAGGTTTTTTTCGGCACGAAATACGCTGTCGAGCGCATGAAGGAGTCCGGCGGCTCCATCATCAACACCTCTTCGATCAGTGCGCTGGAAGCCGGCTGGGCACCGATCACCTATTCGGTGGCCAAGATCGGCGTGGCGCATTTCTCGCGTATCGCAGCCGCGCAGGTGGCCAAGCACAAGATCCGCGTGAATGCGATCCTGCCAGGCTTCATCGCGACCTCGATCTTCGGGGCCTCCCTCGGCATGACGCGGGAAGTGGCCGACCAGATGGCGGAGATGCTGGCCCAGCAGGGCGGCGCGATGCAGCCGGCCGGGCGGACCGGCAAAGGGCGTGACATCGCCGAGATGGCCGCCTTCCTCGCCTCCGATGCGGCTGAGTTTATCACCGGCAGCCAGTTCACCGTCGATGGCGGCATCACGGTTGGCCCGCGCCACTCCTGGGACGAATCTGCCGGCGGGCCGGTCCTTGAAGCGCTGGGCATCACACCGGAGCAGGCCGAACAGATGGCCGAAGCCATGAAGGCGCAGCAAGGATAG
- a CDS encoding SDR family oxidoreductase, translating into MKTVIITGASTGIGAGAARHLAAKGWRVFAGVRKEADGAQLKQGASGDLRPVILDVTKPDQVAAAAETVSAALDGERLAGLVNNAGIAKMGPLAIQPMEDFRAHFEVNVFGLLTVTQAFVPLLGSDPARTGPPGRIVNITSVGGRLASPFLGAYTATKHAVEAMTDTLRRELVIYGIDAIAIGPGSVKTPIWDKAEQANTEGPYASSDWADSLKRFEEVMLSGGRTGLTPEEIAGYIETALADSKPKARYAPVPDKLTNWTIPTRLPKRMLDGIFWKRFGLK; encoded by the coding sequence ATGAAGACCGTCATCATCACTGGGGCTTCCACCGGGATCGGCGCAGGGGCCGCACGCCATCTGGCGGCAAAGGGCTGGCGGGTCTTCGCCGGGGTACGCAAAGAGGCCGATGGCGCGCAGCTGAAGCAGGGCGCCTCTGGTGACCTGCGCCCGGTCATCCTTGATGTGACCAAACCCGATCAGGTGGCGGCCGCGGCCGAGACGGTGTCGGCGGCGCTGGACGGCGAACGTCTCGCCGGGCTCGTCAACAATGCGGGCATCGCGAAAATGGGCCCGCTGGCGATCCAGCCCATGGAGGACTTTCGGGCGCATTTCGAGGTCAACGTGTTCGGCCTGCTGACGGTGACGCAGGCCTTCGTGCCGCTGCTCGGGTCTGATCCGGCGCGCACAGGGCCGCCCGGACGGATCGTGAATATCACCAGCGTTGGGGGCAGGCTCGCCTCGCCCTTCCTCGGGGCCTACACGGCCACCAAACATGCAGTGGAGGCGATGACGGATACGCTGCGCCGCGAGCTGGTCATTTATGGCATCGACGCGATTGCCATCGGCCCGGGCTCTGTGAAGACGCCGATCTGGGACAAGGCCGAGCAGGCGAATACCGAAGGCCCCTATGCCTCCAGTGACTGGGCCGATTCCCTGAAACGGTTCGAAGAGGTGATGCTGTCAGGCGGCCGGACCGGCCTGACGCCGGAAGAAATCGCCGGCTATATCGAAACTGCGCTGGCCGACAGCAAACCGAAAGCGCGCTACGCGCCGGTGCCGGACAAGCTGACCAACTGGACCATACCGACCCGCCTGCCCAAACGCATGCTGGACGGGATTTTCTGGAAACGCTTCGGATTGAAATAA
- the ykgO gene encoding type B 50S ribosomal protein L36: MKVRSSLKSLKSRHRDCKIVRRKGKVYVINKTDPRFKAKQG; this comes from the coding sequence ATGAAAGTCCGTTCGTCTCTCAAATCGCTCAAGTCGCGTCACCGCGATTGCAAGATCGTGCGCCGCAAGGGCAAGGTCTATGTCATCAACAAGACCGATCCCCGCTTCAAAGCAAAGCAAGGCTGA
- a CDS encoding MFS transporter: protein MSEGSKEPPDLSRPDRRGAFFLLFFCLMAIGAGNTMLMAAVLPPLSREVGLPDWMAGAVFGLSAFFWSVFSPFWGKRSNRYGRRPIAALGLAGYSVSMLFLFLSGLAAKTGLITNTLLIFACLAISRSFFGIFGSGANPAAQAYVADRTSQAERRDEIAFISSGFSVGTVVGPAFAAALVAFAGILSPLLLTSVIAAVMAGMIWFRLPEQKDPVTDATNLDVETNARGLWHSRDVLPFLVFAVCLSLATGILMQVFVFAVMDKLDVAGPQAAQYTGPAFTVGAMAVLLAQLVLIPRLKLRNKTLMWVGCIPLLCGALLMIVAQDFATLVMVQFLLGLGQGLARPGFSSGASLAVSPQLQGNVAGLVISANGMGYIVTPFFGLFVYQYVGANIPFMIASGLLIFMAVYAYYALRDGVGEFDPETDL from the coding sequence ATGAGCGAGGGGAGCAAGGAGCCGCCAGACCTGTCGCGCCCGGATCGCCGCGGCGCGTTTTTCCTGTTGTTTTTCTGCCTTATGGCAATTGGCGCAGGCAATACGATGCTCATGGCGGCTGTGCTGCCGCCGCTCTCGCGCGAAGTCGGCCTGCCGGACTGGATGGCGGGCGCTGTCTTTGGCCTGTCGGCCTTTTTCTGGTCGGTCTTTTCGCCGTTCTGGGGCAAGCGGTCGAACCGGTATGGTCGCCGGCCCATCGCGGCGCTGGGGCTCGCAGGCTATTCGGTCTCGATGCTGTTCCTGTTCCTGTCTGGCCTGGCCGCCAAGACGGGGCTGATCACCAACACGCTCCTGATTTTCGCCTGCCTTGCGATTTCGCGGTCCTTTTTCGGTATTTTCGGATCGGGGGCGAACCCGGCCGCGCAGGCTTATGTGGCCGACCGGACCAGCCAGGCCGAACGGCGGGACGAAATTGCCTTCATTTCCTCCGGTTTCAGCGTCGGCACCGTTGTCGGGCCGGCTTTCGCTGCCGCGCTCGTCGCCTTTGCGGGCATTCTCAGCCCGCTGCTGCTGACTTCGGTGATCGCGGCGGTCATGGCGGGGATGATCTGGTTCCGCCTGCCGGAACAGAAGGACCCGGTCACCGATGCGACAAACCTCGACGTCGAAACCAATGCCCGCGGCCTCTGGCATTCGCGGGACGTGTTGCCGTTCCTGGTCTTCGCGGTCTGCCTGTCGTTGGCGACGGGCATCCTGATGCAGGTCTTCGTCTTCGCCGTGATGGACAAGCTGGACGTCGCCGGCCCTCAGGCCGCCCAGTATACCGGCCCGGCCTTCACCGTTGGCGCGATGGCGGTGCTGCTGGCGCAGCTGGTGCTGATCCCGCGGCTGAAGCTGCGCAACAAGACGCTGATGTGGGTGGGCTGTATCCCGCTGCTCTGCGGGGCGCTGCTGATGATCGTGGCGCAGGATTTTGCCACGCTGGTCATGGTGCAGTTCCTGCTGGGCCTCGGGCAGGGGCTTGCCCGGCCGGGCTTTTCCAGCGGCGCGTCGCTCGCCGTCTCGCCCCAGCTCCAGGGCAATGTCGCCGGCCTCGTCATTTCAGCAAACGGGATGGGTTATATCGTGACGCCCTTCTTCGGCCTGTTCGTCTACCAGTATGTCGGCGCGAACATTCCCTTCATGATCGCCTCCGGCCTGCTGATCTTCATGGCCGTTTACGCCTATTACGCCCTGCGCGACGGTGTGGGCGAGTTCGATCCGGAAACGGACCTCTGA
- a CDS encoding DUF2312 domain-containing protein — MDDAPIENLTEASREKLRQTVAKIERLEEEKKEVAEQIKEIYAEAKAFGFDTKALRQVVRLRKIDKSDREEQEMMLETYLIALGEA, encoded by the coding sequence ATGGACGACGCCCCGATCGAGAACCTCACCGAAGCCAGCCGCGAGAAACTGCGCCAGACGGTCGCCAAGATCGAGCGCCTGGAAGAAGAGAAGAAAGAGGTCGCCGAGCAGATCAAGGAGATCTATGCCGAGGCCAAGGCGTTCGGGTTCGACACCAAGGCGCTGCGCCAGGTGGTGCGTCTGCGCAAGATCGACAAGTCGGACCGCGAAGAGCAGGAAATGATGCTCGAAACCTACCTCATCGCCCTCGGCGAAGCCTGA
- a CDS encoding aldehyde reductase, with protein MAKVLVTGATGFIAGHVIHQLLEAGHEVRGTARSVSRETPLNTILSDYAGQPVHIDIVEADLTSDAGWAEAVEGMDYVQHLASPFLAVMPKNHDELIRPARDGALRVLKASKAAGVKRVVMTSSMAAIAYGWGDARPNPLTEEHWSNPDNLKDNTAYTRSKTIAEKAAWDYMAGEGAGMELSVINPSAVLGPAMSADVSTSLQIITQLMTGKAPASPRVGFCVVDVRDVADAHVKAMTVPEAAGERFLASGRFMWMSEVADVLREKFPDYQKKLPKGELPDWLLKALTLVNPPLKAVVPELGRERHCSNEKACRVLGWTPRTEEEAIIESAQTLIDLNVI; from the coding sequence ATGGCCAAAGTTCTCGTCACCGGCGCCACCGGCTTCATTGCCGGTCATGTCATCCACCAGCTGCTGGAGGCAGGCCACGAGGTCAGGGGTACGGCCCGTTCCGTTTCCAGGGAAACGCCGCTGAACACGATTTTGAGCGATTATGCCGGCCAGCCCGTCCATATCGACATTGTCGAGGCGGACCTGACCAGCGATGCCGGCTGGGCAGAGGCCGTGGAGGGCATGGACTATGTCCAGCACCTTGCATCGCCTTTCCTGGCCGTGATGCCGAAAAACCATGACGAGCTGATCCGCCCGGCCCGTGACGGCGCCCTGCGCGTGCTGAAAGCGTCGAAGGCGGCGGGCGTGAAGCGCGTCGTGATGACCTCCTCCATGGCCGCCATTGCCTATGGCTGGGGCGATGCCCGGCCCAATCCCCTGACCGAAGAGCATTGGTCCAATCCCGACAATCTGAAGGACAACACGGCCTATACCCGCTCCAAGACGATCGCGGAGAAAGCCGCCTGGGACTATATGGCCGGGGAGGGCGCCGGAATGGAGCTCTCCGTCATCAATCCGTCTGCCGTGCTCGGCCCGGCGATGAGCGCGGACGTCTCCACTTCGCTCCAGATCATTACCCAGCTGATGACGGGCAAGGCGCCTGCGTCTCCGCGGGTCGGTTTCTGCGTGGTCGATGTGCGCGATGTCGCCGATGCGCATGTGAAGGCGATGACGGTGCCCGAAGCGGCAGGCGAGCGCTTCCTGGCGTCCGGCCGGTTCATGTGGATGAGCGAAGTGGCGGACGTGCTGCGCGAGAAATTCCCGGACTACCAGAAGAAGCTGCCGAAGGGTGAGCTGCCGGACTGGCTGCTGAAGGCGCTGACTCTGGTGAACCCGCCGCTGAAGGCCGTCGTGCCGGAGCTGGGCCGCGAGCGGCATTGTTCAAACGAGAAAGCCTGCCGCGTTCTCGGCTGGACACCACGCACCGAGGAAGAAGCGATCATTGAGAGTGCGCAGACCCTGATCGACCTGAATGTGATCTAG